A portion of the Pedobacter cryoconitis genome contains these proteins:
- the gmhA gene encoding D-sedoheptulose 7-phosphate isomerase: protein MNFINLINNSILDHVKALDCLKANSISDINTAGLKISNAFKQGKKLLLIGNGGSAADAQHIAAEFTGRFCKERIALPAIALTTDTSALTAIGNDYGFEQIFARQIEALGSDGDVLIAFSTSGNSPNILKAVEIAKHKGLIIIGMSGNEEGKLNILCDINININHKNTARIQEMHILIGHILCESVESLF from the coding sequence ATGAATTTTATTAACTTAATCAATAATTCAATTTTAGATCATGTAAAGGCATTAGATTGCCTGAAAGCTAATTCGATCTCTGATATTAACACAGCTGGGCTAAAGATTAGTAACGCTTTTAAACAAGGTAAGAAATTACTTTTAATTGGGAATGGAGGCAGTGCGGCGGATGCCCAGCATATCGCTGCAGAATTTACTGGAAGATTTTGTAAAGAGAGAATAGCACTTCCAGCAATAGCACTGACAACAGATACCTCAGCATTGACTGCAATTGGTAATGATTATGGGTTTGAACAGATATTTGCAAGGCAGATAGAGGCATTGGGTAGCGATGGTGATGTTTTAATTGCATTTTCCACAAGTGGAAATAGTCCTAATATTTTAAAAGCTGTGGAAATTGCAAAGCATAAAGGATTGATCATAATTGGAATGTCTGGAAATGAGGAGGGGAAGCTTAATATTTTATGTGATATAAATATAAATATCAATCATAAAAATACAGCAAGAATACAGGAAATGCACATTCTGATTGGACATATCTTATGTGAGTCTGTTGAATCTCTATTTTAG
- a CDS encoding aminotransferase class III-fold pyridoxal phosphate-dependent enzyme: MPGDKYRLFSDVCKQHGIISILDLSRIKKINAEGLLESVIENFDIVAWGEVFTNFQVPFGAFSTKHEIFKVWNNISHCSTHSSTFGGNGMVLSYVKDCMEGMFPVFKKSEKYKEVLDKIEISVEFRQQVSRNHLNAFTTMQFSVIHPYLYFDKAEGAFLQPGNDQNEHLKLDCVGGSGCNTLGHNRSDILLQIVKKHDDDVDYLNLLNKKVTEATGLERLLQGVSGASAVEAGITLALMANPGKKKILIFSGNFGGKTLVSLNSTSGNHEFFKPLYEHVIEFNANQPNARDELRKILTSGEIALVWMEIIQGRSLRSLEKSLLDLVNLHKTDYKYLIGADEILNGIYRTGDFLSFNSHLLQPDIITFAKAFSGMILPVSFTAISEEVYQNAKIKNGNLVNKLERLYVNQLTAHIAIKFLEAIEKENIKDNIQRSTDILIAGFPAIIQQSPLLSGVDAFGLHLRINLAIQKFPFSYLGYERSNAVLTYLFYTKANIFCLFGRLLPPLNIRESEINHILQGFSKVFSYHPLYFFWIGLKQNQAKRWKLFKMKFTTKIF, from the coding sequence ATGCCCGGGGATAAATATCGTTTATTTTCTGATGTCTGTAAACAACATGGCATTATCTCGATACTTGATTTATCCCGTATAAAAAAAATAAATGCGGAAGGATTACTTGAATCTGTAATAGAAAACTTTGATATTGTTGCTTGGGGAGAAGTTTTTACGAATTTCCAAGTTCCGTTCGGTGCTTTTTCTACTAAGCATGAAATATTCAAAGTCTGGAACAATATTTCCCATTGTTCAACCCATTCATCAACTTTTGGTGGTAACGGCATGGTACTTTCTTATGTAAAAGATTGTATGGAAGGGATGTTTCCGGTTTTTAAAAAATCGGAGAAGTACAAAGAGGTTTTGGATAAGATTGAAATATCCGTTGAATTCAGACAACAAGTTTCTAGAAACCACTTGAATGCATTCACAACCATGCAATTTTCAGTAATTCATCCGTATCTCTATTTCGATAAGGCTGAAGGAGCATTTCTTCAACCAGGAAACGATCAGAATGAACATCTTAAATTAGATTGTGTTGGTGGAAGTGGATGTAATACTCTTGGACATAATAGGTCTGATATCCTATTGCAGATTGTAAAAAAACACGATGATGATGTGGATTATTTAAACCTATTAAACAAAAAGGTTACTGAAGCTACTGGTTTGGAAAGGTTATTACAGGGTGTAAGTGGTGCGTCAGCTGTTGAAGCAGGTATTACATTGGCTTTAATGGCTAACCCTGGTAAAAAGAAGATTCTGATTTTTAGTGGTAATTTTGGTGGGAAAACGTTGGTTTCATTAAATTCTACGAGTGGAAATCATGAGTTTTTCAAACCTTTATATGAACATGTAATTGAGTTTAATGCAAATCAGCCAAATGCCCGTGATGAATTAAGAAAGATTTTAACATCAGGTGAGATTGCCTTGGTTTGGATGGAAATTATACAAGGACGTTCCTTAAGGTCATTAGAAAAGAGTCTTCTTGATCTGGTGAATTTGCATAAAACTGATTATAAATATCTTATTGGTGCAGATGAAATTCTAAATGGGATATATAGGACAGGTGATTTTCTAAGCTTTAATAGCCATTTATTACAACCTGATATTATCACTTTTGCGAAAGCGTTTAGTGGAATGATCTTGCCAGTTTCATTTACTGCTATTTCTGAGGAGGTTTATCAGAATGCAAAAATAAAAAATGGTAATCTCGTTAATAAGTTAGAAAGATTATATGTGAATCAGTTAACTGCCCATATAGCTATTAAATTTTTAGAGGCAATTGAAAAGGAAAATATTAAAGACAACATTCAAAGAAGTACAGATATACTTATTGCTGGTTTCCCAGCAATAATCCAGCAATCACCTTTGCTTTCCGGGGTAGATGCTTTTGGACTGCATCTGAGGATCAATCTCGCGATACAAAAATTTCCATTTAGCTATTTGGGATATGAACGCTCGAATGCTGTATTAACCTATTTGTTTTACACCAAAGCAAATATCTTTTGTCTTTTTGGCAGATTGCTGCCTCCTCTAAATATTAGGGAGAGCGAAATAAACCATATCTTACAAGGGTTTTCGAAGGTTTTTTCCTACCATCCGCTTTATTTTTTTTGGATCGGATTAAAGCAAAATCAGGCAAAGAGATGGAAACTTTTTAAAATGAAATTTACAACTAAAATTTTTTAG
- a CDS encoding M56 family metallopeptidase produces the protein MKLGYVDFELNDQIIQAVGNTILHSVWQGAILGVLIGCLAIFGKKLSSNLRYTILVGLLFIAGFVTCVTFIAQLDNSTDESEGLIGYIKEVTPIRENGFETELHYAGANKSIDFSGLILHYFKVYKKNVVLFWFFIVCAKSVQLMMGINSIYHLRKKKIYAVEKYWQGKIKQLCSEMNIKQAVSLFESELAKVPMVIGHFKPFILIPIGLVNALSEDKVEAVLIHELAHIRRNDFLVNILQTLMEVMFFFNPAILWVSALIKVERENCCDDITIKQTNNKINYIQAIVSCKEYQAPVPALSMAFKRNSAELLNRVKRLAGVPDSSLKNIERIILTLCLLSTLLVTMAFSVKTSINTEDSHQLFISKSSPLAYRGNNVERVSAKELIAELMHRGLIKNKNNFKVRLTNEGLFIDGIKQSKTLHKRVMQMYVKDPNRKLSFTKSVSID, from the coding sequence ATGAAATTAGGTTATGTAGATTTTGAATTAAATGATCAGATCATTCAGGCGGTAGGGAATACAATTTTGCATTCAGTTTGGCAGGGAGCTATTTTGGGTGTTTTAATCGGCTGCCTAGCCATTTTTGGCAAAAAACTTTCATCGAACTTACGTTATACTATTTTAGTCGGATTATTATTTATAGCTGGATTTGTTACTTGTGTAACTTTTATTGCTCAGCTGGATAATTCTACAGACGAAAGTGAAGGGTTGATTGGATATATAAAAGAAGTAACGCCCATACGTGAAAATGGTTTTGAAACAGAGTTACATTATGCTGGCGCAAATAAGTCTATCGATTTTTCAGGTCTTATATTGCATTATTTCAAGGTGTATAAAAAAAATGTTGTACTCTTTTGGTTCTTTATAGTCTGTGCAAAAAGTGTGCAGCTGATGATGGGGATCAACAGTATATATCATCTTCGGAAAAAAAAGATTTATGCCGTTGAGAAATACTGGCAAGGAAAAATCAAACAACTGTGCAGCGAAATGAATATTAAACAAGCTGTCAGCCTATTTGAGTCGGAGCTTGCTAAAGTCCCTATGGTAATAGGTCATTTTAAACCTTTTATTCTTATTCCTATCGGACTGGTTAATGCACTGAGTGAAGATAAAGTTGAAGCTGTGCTGATACATGAGCTTGCTCATATTCGTAGAAATGATTTTTTAGTCAATATTTTACAAACTTTGATGGAAGTGATGTTTTTCTTTAATCCAGCCATTCTATGGGTTTCTGCATTAATCAAAGTTGAACGGGAAAATTGTTGCGATGATATTACGATTAAACAGACTAATAATAAAATTAATTATATACAGGCCATAGTCAGCTGTAAAGAATATCAGGCTCCAGTTCCTGCTTTGAGTATGGCTTTCAAAAGGAATAGTGCTGAACTTTTGAACAGGGTAAAAAGATTGGCTGGGGTTCCTGATTCTTCTTTGAAAAATATAGAACGAATCATATTGACCTTATGTTTGCTAAGTACTTTATTAGTTACGATGGCATTTTCAGTGAAAACATCAATTAATACAGAAGATAGTCATCAGCTGTTTATTTCCAAAAGCTCTCCGTTAGCATACCGGGGTAATAATGTAGAGCGTGTTTCAGCTAAAGAATTAATTGCCGAATTAATGCATAGAGGGTTGATTAAAAACAAGAATAACTTTAAAGTCCGTCTTACGAATGAAGGATTATTTATCGATGGAATAAAACAGTCTAAAACGCTTCATAAACGAGTGATGCAAATGTATGTCAAGGACCCCAATCGAAAATTGAGCTTTACGAAATCCGTTTCTATAGACTAA
- a CDS encoding BlaI/MecI/CopY family transcriptional regulator has protein sequence MKSEHESLNRKNELTKGEIEILQVFWKSGPSTVRQINSCINEVREVNYTSTLKLMQIMADKGILRRDESQMKHIYHVVEEEQKTKGHLLDNFLKTIYQGSASKLIMQLLGGDKTSNEELQSIKNILSNLEKNKGENLKW, from the coding sequence ATGAAAAGTGAACATGAAAGCTTAAATCGGAAAAACGAACTTACCAAAGGAGAGATCGAAATACTTCAGGTATTTTGGAAATCAGGTCCTTCTACTGTCAGACAAATTAATAGTTGTATCAATGAAGTGCGTGAGGTTAATTATACCTCTACTTTAAAATTGATGCAAATCATGGCAGATAAGGGAATACTGAGGAGAGATGAAAGTCAGATGAAGCATATTTATCATGTAGTAGAAGAAGAGCAAAAGACTAAAGGTCACTTATTGGATAATTTTTTAAAAACTATTTATCAGGGATCAGCAAGTAAACTGATTATGCAATTACTTGGAGGCGATAAAACGTCAAATGAAGAATTACAATCTATAAAAAACATCTTAAGTAACCTGGAAAAGAATAAAGGTGAAAATTTAAAATGGTAG
- a CDS encoding DUF4254 domain-containing protein: MVSKLCDQIFDTVINQYHILDTIEQPMYTTNEVGSLSYLLYKKCWIDTVQWHMEDIIRNPAIDLKDGMDLKRRIDKSNQERTDTVEMIDDHFFYKYNDVDLKFNAKMNSESPAWLIDRVSILTLKIYHMNEETLRTNISIKHLDSCRDKLVILKEQHSDLMICLDDLIGEIQTGVKRMKVYRQMKMYNDENLNPVLYMNNRKKVNNLE, encoded by the coding sequence ATGGTAAGTAAATTATGCGACCAGATATTTGATACTGTTATAAATCAGTATCATATCTTAGATACTATTGAACAGCCAATGTATACCACGAATGAGGTAGGCTCTTTATCATACCTGTTATACAAGAAATGCTGGATAGATACTGTGCAATGGCATATGGAAGATATTATTCGTAACCCTGCTATCGATTTAAAGGATGGAATGGATCTGAAGAGAAGAATTGACAAGTCGAATCAGGAACGTACAGATACAGTTGAAATGATAGATGATCATTTCTTTTATAAATACAATGATGTAGACCTGAAGTTTAATGCAAAAATGAATTCTGAAAGTCCAGCATGGCTTATTGATAGAGTATCTATTCTTACATTGAAAATTTATCATATGAATGAAGAAACTCTTAGAACCAATATCTCAATTAAACATCTTGATAGCTGTAGAGATAAACTGGTGATATTGAAAGAACAGCATTCAGATTTGATGATTTGTTTAGATGATTTGATCGGTGAGATACAAACGGGGGTAAAACGAATGAAGGTATACAGACAAATGAAAATGTATAATGACGAAAATTTAAATCCGGTATTGTACATGAATAACAGAAAGAAAGTAAATAACTTAGAGTAA
- the rfaD gene encoding ADP-glyceromanno-heptose 6-epimerase, whose protein sequence is MKKKEIIVVTGSAGFIGSCLVGFLNKEGFENLLLVDDFSAEAKQNNLKNKKYLERIDREFFFDWLATFNDKISCFIHLGAKTDTTEFDYRVHEYFNVEYSERVWKYCTDKNIPLIYASSAATYGANEQEFNDDHTKVFGLKPLNPYGISKNEFDKWALKQEKTPSKWIGLKFFNVYGPNEYHKGKMASMVYHAFNQINHSGTVQLFKSCHPGFSDGQQVRDFIYVKDILKVIYWLMINDSAGNGLYNLGTGNARSFKDLTESTFESIARHPNIKYIEMPVNMQDKYQYYTKADMRKLGAAGYKDRFYTVEEGVKDYVENYLIPGEYY, encoded by the coding sequence ATGAAAAAAAAAGAAATAATAGTAGTGACTGGCAGTGCCGGATTTATTGGTAGTTGCTTAGTTGGCTTTTTAAATAAAGAAGGTTTTGAGAATCTCCTGTTGGTCGATGATTTCAGTGCTGAGGCTAAACAGAATAACCTTAAGAATAAGAAATATCTGGAGAGAATTGATAGAGAGTTTTTTTTTGACTGGCTTGCCACTTTTAATGATAAAATCAGTTGTTTCATACATCTTGGGGCCAAAACAGATACAACTGAATTTGATTATCGGGTACATGAATATTTTAACGTTGAATATTCGGAAAGAGTCTGGAAATATTGCACGGATAAGAATATTCCATTGATATATGCTTCTTCAGCTGCCACTTATGGGGCGAATGAGCAGGAATTTAATGACGATCATACAAAAGTATTCGGACTAAAACCACTAAATCCCTATGGGATTTCTAAGAATGAGTTTGACAAGTGGGCTTTAAAGCAGGAAAAAACTCCTTCGAAATGGATTGGATTAAAGTTTTTTAATGTATATGGGCCCAATGAATATCATAAAGGAAAGATGGCGAGTATGGTTTACCATGCTTTTAATCAAATCAATCATAGTGGAACAGTACAATTGTTTAAATCTTGTCATCCTGGTTTTAGCGATGGGCAACAGGTAAGGGATTTTATTTATGTAAAAGATATATTGAAAGTTATTTACTGGCTAATGATAAACGATTCGGCCGGTAATGGACTATATAATTTAGGTACTGGCAATGCCAGAAGTTTTAAAGATCTAACTGAGTCAACATTCGAGAGCATAGCACGTCATCCGAATATAAAATATATTGAAATGCCAGTGAATATGCAGGATAAGTATCAATATTATACTAAAGCTGATATGAGAAAATTGGGGGCTGCTGGTTATAAAGATAGATTTTATACTGTAGAAGAAGGAGTTAAGGATTATGTTGAGAATTATTTGATACCTGGAGAGTATTATTAA
- a CDS encoding outer membrane beta-barrel protein, with the protein MKFLQILLLALVCLFFLPNTLNAQTGSGKISGRVIDSKGNPLDGANVALSSKKDSSIAKLELTGINGKYNFEGINYGHYEIFVSYMGERQPYKTLILIDTQHIVIQLEDLVLNEKKIQLNEVNIVQKKSFVEQKIDRTVVNVDALISNAGTTALDVLEKSPGVRVDQNGSISLKGRAGVVIFIDDKPTYLSGSDLEGYLKSLPSSALDQIEIMTNPPAKYDATGNAGIINIKTKKQKISGFNIGVNLSLGQHKYTSTNNSLDFNYRNNKFNVFGNAGYMNRNGFADLTILRTYKNADGSINSNFDQLSNVRKTGYGFNSTLGADYYQSEKTTWGIVLGGLLRYPESNILNTSNFSNVNYVPDSVTIAKNRESSEFKNGSVNLNFRHQFKKKGPDLAVDLDYIAYRTNNDQSFNNKNYSSDGILKSDELLKGLLFSDIKIYSAKADYTHPLSESLKLAGGIKASYTKTDNIADYSSILKNITYVDYDKTNRFKYQENINSAYLNLNKDFRSLSIQMGLRLENTVSNGHQLGNIMKPDSSFKRSYTSLFPTLFLLYKLDSLENGQLRFNYGRRIDRPYYQDLNPFISPLDKFTYMVGNPYLLPSFSNKVELSYIYKKKITATVSYSDTKDQSSETIEIVDGIYYSRPGNISSTNVTSISLDAGFDPTKWLAFQFYSELAFVHSKSNFYTGLLETKGTNGYLQGLFSFKLPSDWNIQIDGHYQTKITSAQFVYGSKWGLNAGVSKKISPRASLKLSISDIFYTNINSGEINNLNLTNASYRNLGDSRRGLLTLSFRFGKVNSNQSRYEIKGAENEMNRVKQ; encoded by the coding sequence ATGAAATTTTTACAGATACTGTTATTGGCATTAGTTTGCCTGTTTTTTCTCCCAAATACTTTGAATGCACAGACAGGTTCAGGTAAAATATCAGGTAGGGTTATAGATTCAAAGGGCAATCCTTTAGATGGGGCTAACGTTGCATTATCGTCAAAAAAAGATTCTTCTATAGCTAAACTGGAACTTACTGGGATAAATGGGAAGTATAATTTTGAAGGAATTAATTATGGCCACTATGAAATTTTTGTGAGTTATATGGGCGAAAGACAGCCATATAAAACTTTGATCTTGATTGATACGCAGCATATTGTAATCCAGTTGGAGGACCTTGTGCTGAATGAAAAAAAAATACAATTAAATGAAGTTAATATCGTTCAGAAAAAATCATTTGTGGAGCAAAAAATAGATAGAACTGTTGTAAATGTAGATGCGTTGATTAGTAATGCAGGAACCACTGCACTTGATGTATTAGAAAAGTCGCCAGGAGTAAGAGTAGATCAGAATGGGAGCATAAGCCTAAAAGGCAGAGCCGGTGTGGTTATATTTATTGATGATAAGCCAACCTATTTATCAGGTTCTGACCTGGAGGGGTACTTAAAATCTCTTCCTTCATCTGCGCTTGACCAGATCGAAATTATGACTAATCCTCCGGCTAAATATGATGCTACTGGTAACGCAGGGATAATAAATATAAAAACTAAGAAGCAAAAGATATCAGGATTCAATATTGGCGTTAATCTAAGTTTAGGTCAGCATAAATATACTTCAACAAATAATAGTCTTGATTTTAATTATAGAAACAATAAGTTTAATGTTTTTGGAAATGCAGGATATATGAATCGTAACGGATTTGCTGACCTGACTATTTTAAGAACGTATAAAAATGCAGATGGAAGTATCAACTCTAATTTTGACCAATTGTCGAACGTTCGTAAAACTGGTTATGGATTCAATTCTACATTAGGTGCAGATTACTATCAGTCTGAAAAAACCACCTGGGGAATAGTGCTTGGAGGACTCTTAAGGTATCCTGAAAGTAATATTCTTAATACGAGTAATTTTAGTAATGTAAACTATGTACCAGATTCCGTAACCATTGCCAAAAACAGAGAAAGTAGTGAATTTAAGAATGGAAGTGTAAATTTAAATTTCAGACATCAATTTAAGAAAAAGGGGCCTGATCTTGCCGTTGACCTGGATTACATTGCTTATAGAACTAACAATGACCAATCTTTTAACAATAAAAACTATTCTTCTGATGGAATACTTAAATCTGACGAACTCTTAAAGGGGCTATTATTCTCTGATATTAAAATTTATTCGGCAAAGGCAGATTACACTCATCCATTATCAGAAAGCTTGAAACTGGCGGGAGGGATTAAGGCTAGTTATACAAAGACAGATAATATTGCTGATTATTCTTCAATATTGAAGAATATTACCTATGTAGATTACGATAAGACTAATCGATTCAAGTATCAGGAAAATATCAATAGTGCTTATTTGAATTTGAATAAGGATTTTCGCAGCCTTAGTATTCAAATGGGATTGCGTTTGGAAAACACGGTGTCCAATGGCCATCAGCTTGGAAATATCATGAAACCTGATTCCTCTTTCAAACGTAGCTACACTAGTTTGTTTCCAACACTTTTTCTACTATACAAATTGGACAGTCTGGAAAATGGCCAATTACGGTTTAATTATGGAAGAAGGATAGACAGGCCTTATTATCAGGATTTAAATCCATTTATTTCGCCGCTTGACAAGTTTACCTACATGGTAGGAAATCCATATTTGCTGCCCTCATTCTCCAATAAAGTTGAACTAAGTTATATTTATAAAAAGAAAATAACAGCTACTGTCAGCTATAGCGATACAAAAGATCAATCGAGTGAGACTATTGAAATTGTTGATGGGATTTATTATAGTAGGCCTGGTAATATCAGCAGCACAAATGTTACGAGTATTTCTTTAGATGCAGGCTTTGATCCAACAAAATGGTTGGCTTTTCAGTTTTATAGTGAATTAGCATTTGTGCATTCGAAAAGTAATTTTTATACCGGACTTCTGGAGACAAAAGGAACCAATGGATATCTGCAGGGCCTGTTTTCTTTTAAGCTCCCTAGTGACTGGAACATACAGATTGATGGTCATTACCAAACAAAAATTACCTCGGCACAATTTGTTTATGGAAGTAAATGGGGATTAAATGCAGGCGTGTCTAAGAAAATTAGTCCTAGGGCATCGTTAAAATTAAGTATAAGTGATATTTTTTATACTAATATCAATAGTGGTGAAATTAACAATCTAAATTTAACAAACGCCAGCTATAGAAATTTGGGGGATTCCAGAAGGGGGCTGCTGACACTTAGTTTTCGTTTTGGTAAAGTTAATTCTAATCAATCTCGTTATGAGATTAAGGGAGCTGAAAACGAAATGAACCGTGTAAAACAATAA
- a CDS encoding PfkB family carbohydrate kinase, which translates to MYKHLISKFVNPSILIIGDLMLDKYLKGASTRLAPEAPVPVVDILSCSTALGGGGNTAINLKCLGANVTFCSIAGADDEGDRAIEILRRHNINPHILQDKSQITNVKTRVMAGTQLLVRFDSGTEFSIGEDLEQSFIKLLHEQYYLHDAIVISDYNKGLLTPLVISTLRKLNQQEKKFIAIDSKRLEAFQTLSPSIVKPNYLELVDLLKVKKQYTNRVEQINGLGKEIFFNTKSAITAVTLDQDGAVIFSEDEMKYRCFAHHPSNIQVAGAGDAFFSAFTLAIYIGAEIPAAAEISAAAAAVAISKGTTAYCTHQELNAALSINEKYLADPDQLQYIVELYKAQGKKIVFTNGCFDLLHSGHVNFLNRARELGHILIVGINTDESIQRIKGAQRPINKLQDRIEVLSGLGSVSHIISYGDDKNDEAIRLINMISPDVYTKGGDYTRENLSETSFVEKLGGEVIVLPFSPNRSTTLTIQKINEIDRLKLA; encoded by the coding sequence ATGTATAAACATCTTATTTCAAAATTTGTCAACCCATCAATATTAATAATTGGGGACCTCATGCTTGATAAGTATTTAAAAGGGGCAAGTACACGCTTAGCACCTGAGGCTCCTGTTCCTGTTGTAGATATACTATCTTGCTCAACAGCTCTCGGGGGGGGGGGCAATACAGCTATCAATCTCAAATGCCTTGGTGCTAATGTGACTTTTTGTAGTATTGCAGGGGCTGATGATGAGGGAGACAGAGCCATTGAAATACTTAGGCGACATAATATCAATCCCCATATTTTACAGGATAAATCACAGATTACCAATGTTAAGACGCGAGTAATGGCTGGTACTCAACTATTGGTCAGATTTGATAGCGGGACAGAGTTTAGTATTGGTGAAGATCTTGAGCAATCATTTATCAAATTGCTGCATGAACAATACTATTTGCATGATGCTATTGTCATTTCTGACTATAATAAGGGATTACTTACCCCACTTGTTATCTCTACTCTGAGGAAACTTAATCAGCAGGAAAAAAAGTTTATTGCCATTGATTCTAAACGTCTGGAGGCTTTCCAGACACTTTCTCCATCAATAGTAAAACCGAATTATCTTGAGCTAGTAGACCTGCTTAAGGTCAAAAAACAGTATACAAATAGGGTAGAGCAGATAAATGGTTTGGGAAAAGAAATATTCTTTAACACCAAATCTGCAATTACGGCTGTTACTCTGGATCAAGATGGAGCTGTCATCTTCTCTGAAGATGAAATGAAGTACAGGTGTTTTGCACACCATCCCTCCAATATTCAGGTTGCTGGCGCTGGAGATGCTTTTTTTAGTGCATTTACACTAGCTATATACATAGGAGCAGAAATTCCCGCTGCTGCTGAGATTTCTGCCGCCGCCGCCGCCGTGGCTATTAGTAAAGGAACTACAGCTTATTGCACTCATCAAGAATTAAATGCAGCCCTGTCAATTAATGAAAAATATTTGGCAGATCCTGATCAGCTTCAATATATTGTTGAGTTATACAAAGCGCAGGGGAAAAAGATAGTTTTCACCAACGGCTGTTTTGATCTGCTTCATAGCGGCCATGTTAATTTTCTTAATAGAGCACGAGAACTTGGACACATATTGATTGTAGGTATTAATACAGATGAAAGTATTCAAAGAATAAAAGGAGCTCAAAGACCTATCAATAAACTCCAGGATCGTATTGAAGTTCTATCAGGTCTTGGATCTGTCAGCCATATTATTTCTTATGGAGATGACAAAAATGATGAGGCTATACGATTGATTAATATGATATCACCGGATGTGTACACAAAAGGAGGGGATTATACCAGGGAAAACTTGTCAGAAACCTCGTTTGTGGAGAAGTTAGGAGGTGAGGTCATTGTTCTTCCATTTTCTCCTAATAGATCTACTACGCTAACCATACAGAAGATAAACGAAATTGATCGGTTGAAACTTGCCTGA